A single genomic interval of Meles meles chromosome 9, mMelMel3.1 paternal haplotype, whole genome shotgun sequence harbors:
- the WDR33 gene encoding pre-mRNA 3' end processing protein WDR33 isoform X5, producing MATEIGSPPRFFHMPRFQHQAPRQLFYKRPDFAQQQAMQQLTFDGKRMRKAVNRKTIDYNPSVIKYLENRIWQRDQRDMRAIQPDAGYYNDLVPPIGMLNNPMNAVTTKFVRTSTNKVKCPVFVVRWTPEGRRLVTGASSGEFTLWNGLTFNFETILQAHDSPVRAMTWSHNDMWMLTADHGGYVKYWQSNMNNVKMFQAHKEAIREASFSPTDNKFATCSDDGTVRIWDFLRCHEERILRVFGYTTHGEELNP from the exons ATGGCTACAGAAATTGGTTCTCCTCCTCGTTTTTTCCATATGCCAAGGTTCCAACACCAAGCACCTCGACAACTATTTTATAAGCGACCTGATTTTGCACAGCAGCAAGCAATGCAGCAGCTCACCTTTGATGGAAAACGGATGAGAAAAGCAGTAAACCGAAAAACCATAGACTATAATCCGTCTGTAATTAAGTATTTGGAG aatagAATATGGCAAAGAGACCAGAGAGATATGCGGGCAATTCAGCCTGATGCAGGTTATTATAATGAT ctGGTCCCACCTATAGGGATGTTGAATAATCCTATGAATGCAGTAACAACAAAATTTGTTCGAACATCCACAAATAAAGTCAAGTGTCCAGTATTTGTTGTTAGG TGGACTCCAGAAGGAAGACGGTTGGTCACTGGAGCTTCTAGTGGAGAATTCACCTTGTGGAATGGACTCACCTTCAATTTTGAAACAATATTACAG GCACATGATAGCCCTGTGAGGGCCATGACTTGGTCACATAATGACATGTGGATGTTGACAGCAGACCATGGAGGATATGTGAAATATTGGCAGTCGAACATGAACAACGTCAAGATGTTCCAGGCACATAAGGAGGCGATTAGAGAGGCCAG TTTCTCACCCACGGATAATAAATTTGCTACATGCTCTGATGACGGCACTGTTAGAATCTGGGACTTTCTTCGTTGCCATGAGGAAAGAATTCTCCGAG
- the WDR33 gene encoding pre-mRNA 3' end processing protein WDR33 isoform X6: MATEIGSPPRFFHMPRFQHQAPRQLFYKRPDFAQQQAMQQLTFDGKRMRKAVNRKTIDYNPSVIKYLENRIWQRDQRDMRAIQPDAGYYNDLVPPIGMLNNPMNAVTTKFVRTSTNKVKCPVFVVRWTPEGRRLVTGASSGEFTLWNGLTFNFETILQAHDSPVRAMTWSHNDMWMLTADHGGYVKYWQSNMNNVKMFQAHKEAIREASFSPTDNKFATCSDDGTVRIWDFLRCHEERILREGET; the protein is encoded by the exons ATGGCTACAGAAATTGGTTCTCCTCCTCGTTTTTTCCATATGCCAAGGTTCCAACACCAAGCACCTCGACAACTATTTTATAAGCGACCTGATTTTGCACAGCAGCAAGCAATGCAGCAGCTCACCTTTGATGGAAAACGGATGAGAAAAGCAGTAAACCGAAAAACCATAGACTATAATCCGTCTGTAATTAAGTATTTGGAG aatagAATATGGCAAAGAGACCAGAGAGATATGCGGGCAATTCAGCCTGATGCAGGTTATTATAATGAT ctGGTCCCACCTATAGGGATGTTGAATAATCCTATGAATGCAGTAACAACAAAATTTGTTCGAACATCCACAAATAAAGTCAAGTGTCCAGTATTTGTTGTTAGG TGGACTCCAGAAGGAAGACGGTTGGTCACTGGAGCTTCTAGTGGAGAATTCACCTTGTGGAATGGACTCACCTTCAATTTTGAAACAATATTACAG GCACATGATAGCCCTGTGAGGGCCATGACTTGGTCACATAATGACATGTGGATGTTGACAGCAGACCATGGAGGATATGTGAAATATTGGCAGTCGAACATGAACAACGTCAAGATGTTCCAGGCACATAAGGAGGCGATTAGAGAGGCCAG TTTCTCACCCACGGATAATAAATTTGCTACATGCTCTGATGACGGCACTGTTAGAATCTGGGACTTTCTTCGTTGCCATGAGGAAAGAATTCTCCGAG